In one Pseudomonas sp. MM211 genomic region, the following are encoded:
- a CDS encoding ABC transporter permease subunit, whose translation MTSTTTTPLDQSLLYPSPMKEFWSAFSHNKGAVAGLGFMVLIVFCALFAPWIAPYSPSEQFRDALLTPPVWLEGGQWQFLLGTDEVGRDLLSRLIHGARLSMLIGLASVIISLIPGLLLGLVAGFFPRLMGPSIMRLMDIMLALPSLLLAVAIVAILGPGLINTVIAIAIVSLPSYVRLTRAAVMGELNRDYVTAARLAGASLPRLMFITVLPNCMAPLIVQATLSFSSAILDAAALGFLGLGVQPPTPEWGTMLASARDYIERAWWVVTLPGLAILLSVLAINLMGDGLRDALDPKLKNAI comes from the coding sequence ATGACCTCGACCACCACCACGCCTCTCGACCAGAGCCTGCTCTACCCGTCACCGATGAAGGAATTCTGGAGCGCCTTCAGCCATAACAAGGGCGCCGTGGCCGGTCTCGGCTTCATGGTGTTGATTGTGTTCTGCGCCTTGTTTGCCCCATGGATCGCGCCCTACTCGCCCAGCGAACAATTTCGCGATGCCCTGCTGACGCCGCCAGTATGGCTCGAAGGCGGACAATGGCAGTTCCTGCTGGGTACCGATGAAGTGGGCCGCGACCTGCTTTCGCGGCTGATCCACGGTGCTCGCCTGTCGATGCTGATCGGCCTCGCCTCAGTGATCATCTCGCTGATTCCCGGTTTACTACTGGGCTTGGTGGCGGGCTTCTTCCCGCGCCTGATGGGCCCGTCGATCATGCGCCTGATGGACATCATGCTGGCCCTGCCGTCGTTGCTGCTGGCCGTGGCCATCGTCGCCATCCTCGGCCCGGGGCTGATCAACACGGTGATCGCCATCGCCATCGTCTCGCTGCCGTCTTACGTCCGCTTGACCCGCGCCGCGGTGATGGGCGAACTGAACCGCGACTACGTCACCGCCGCACGCCTGGCCGGTGCCAGCCTGCCACGCCTGATGTTCATCACCGTATTGCCCAACTGCATGGCACCGCTGATCGTGCAGGCAACCCTGAGCTTCTCCTCGGCGATCCTCGACGCAGCGGCTCTGGGCTTCCTCGGCCTGGGCGTACAACCGCCAACCCCCGAGTGGGGCACCATGCTGGCGTCGGCCCGCGACTATATCGAGCGTGCCTGGTGGGTCGTGACGCTGCCGGGGCTGGCGATTCTGCTCAGCGTGCTGGCAATCAATCTGATGGGCGACGGTCTGCGCGATGCGCTGGATCCGAAACTCAAGAACGCCATCTGA
- a CDS encoding ABC transporter ATP-binding protein, translating into MSLLEISNLSVRFGDANAVPVVDGLDLNVDKGEVLAIVGESGSGKSVTMMALMGLIDAPGIVRADRLVFDGTDMLTLKGRQRRHIVGKDLSMIFQDPMTALNPSFTVGFQIEEVLRQHLGLKGKAARQRALRLLERVEIPGAASRLEAYPHQLSGGMSQRVAIAMAIAAEPKLLIADEPTTALDVTIQAQIMELLLDLQREQNMGLVLITHDLAVVAETANRVCVMYAGQAVELGQVPTLFDAPTHPYTEALIKAIPEHSLGATRLSTLPGIVPGRYDRPKGCLLSPRCPYVQPSCHERRPALEPHERGAVRCHFPLNLNAEVA; encoded by the coding sequence ATGAGCCTGCTGGAAATCAGCAACCTGAGCGTGCGCTTTGGCGACGCCAACGCCGTGCCAGTGGTCGATGGTCTCGACCTGAACGTCGACAAGGGAGAAGTGCTGGCTATCGTCGGCGAGTCCGGCTCTGGCAAATCGGTGACCATGATGGCGCTGATGGGCCTGATCGACGCGCCGGGTATCGTCCGCGCGGATCGCCTGGTATTCGACGGCACCGACATGCTCACCCTCAAGGGTCGGCAGCGACGTCATATCGTTGGCAAGGATCTGTCGATGATCTTCCAGGATCCGATGACGGCGCTAAACCCCAGCTTCACCGTCGGCTTCCAGATCGAGGAAGTGCTGCGCCAGCACCTCGGTCTCAAGGGCAAAGCAGCTCGCCAGCGTGCCCTGCGACTGCTCGAACGGGTAGAGATTCCGGGTGCGGCCAGCCGCCTCGAGGCGTATCCGCATCAGCTGTCCGGAGGCATGAGCCAGCGTGTGGCAATTGCCATGGCGATTGCCGCCGAGCCCAAACTACTGATTGCCGATGAACCCACCACCGCCCTCGACGTAACTATTCAAGCGCAGATCATGGAGCTGCTGCTCGATTTGCAGCGCGAGCAGAACATGGGCCTGGTACTGATCACCCACGACCTGGCCGTGGTCGCCGAAACCGCCAACCGGGTCTGCGTGATGTACGCAGGCCAGGCCGTGGAGCTGGGCCAGGTGCCGACGCTGTTCGATGCGCCGACCCATCCGTACACCGAAGCGCTGATCAAGGCGATTCCCGAACACAGCCTGGGCGCCACGCGCCTGTCGACCCTGCCCGGCATCGTGCCCGGGCGCTATGACCGGCCCAAAGGTTGCCTACTCTCGCCACGCTGCCCCTACGTACAGCCGAGCTGCCATGAACGTCGCCCGGCACTGGAACCCCACGAGCGTGGCGCAGTGCGCTGCCATTTCCCGCTCAATCTGAATGCCGAGGTGGCGTGA
- a CDS encoding peptide ABC transporter ATP-binding protein, producing the protein MTTVLTARQLTRHYSVSQGLFKPNATVQALNGVSFQLEAGKTLAVVGESGCGKSTLARALTLIEEPSSGSLQIAGNEVNGASAQTRKQLRRDVQMVFQNPYASLNPRQKIGDQLAEPLVINTSLSRTERREKVQAMMSQVGLRPEHYQRYPHMFSGGQRQRIALARAMMLTPKVLVADEPTSALDVSIQAQVLNLFMDLQEEFKTGYVFISHNLSVVRHVADDVLVMYLGRPAEIGPSERIYERPLHPYTKALLSATPTIHPDPAKPKIKIVGELPNPLNPPSGCAFHKRCPYATERCQEELPLLRPLDGREVACHHAEQLA; encoded by the coding sequence ATGACGACCGTCCTTACCGCACGCCAATTGACGCGCCACTACTCCGTATCCCAGGGGCTGTTCAAACCCAACGCCACAGTACAGGCGCTCAACGGCGTGTCTTTCCAGCTGGAGGCAGGCAAGACCCTGGCCGTGGTCGGCGAATCCGGCTGCGGCAAATCCACCCTGGCGCGCGCTCTGACGCTGATCGAAGAGCCCTCCTCGGGCTCGCTGCAGATCGCCGGCAATGAGGTGAATGGCGCCAGCGCACAGACCCGTAAGCAATTGCGCCGCGATGTGCAGATGGTCTTCCAGAACCCCTACGCCTCGCTCAATCCGCGGCAGAAGATCGGTGATCAACTGGCCGAACCGCTGGTGATCAACACCAGCCTGTCGCGCACTGAACGACGCGAGAAGGTTCAGGCGATGATGAGCCAGGTGGGCCTGCGCCCCGAGCATTACCAGCGCTACCCGCACATGTTCTCCGGCGGCCAACGCCAGCGCATCGCCCTGGCCCGCGCCATGATGCTCACCCCCAAGGTGCTGGTGGCCGATGAGCCGACCTCGGCGCTGGACGTGTCGATCCAGGCCCAGGTGCTCAACCTGTTCATGGATCTGCAGGAAGAGTTCAAGACCGGTTACGTGTTCATCTCCCACAACCTCTCGGTGGTGCGCCACGTAGCGGACGATGTGCTGGTCATGTACCTCGGCCGCCCAGCGGAAATCGGCCCCAGCGAACGCATTTACGAACGCCCGCTGCATCCGTACACCAAGGCCCTGCTGTCGGCCACACCGACCATCCACCCGGATCCGGCCAAGCCGAAGATCAAGATCGTCGGCGAGCTGCCCAACCCGCTGAACCCGCCATCGGGCTGCGCCTTCCACAAGCGCTGCCCTTATGCCACCGAGCGCTGCCAGGAAGAGCTGCCGCTGCTGCGTCCGCTCGATGGCCGCGAAGTGGCGTGCCACCACGCCGAGCAGTTGGCTTAA
- a CDS encoding PepSY domain-containing protein codes for MFKKILFQLHWFFGITAGLVLALMGVTGALYSFQEEILLAINPQMVVTAQPGSVLEPGEMIERLQAQGISVSGLYVDTEGGQPARVFLTPPPGERRGGVRFVDPYTAESLGEPRGMAFFGLMLQLHRFLAMGQTGRQITGACTIALVFFCLSGLYLRWPRRVFSWRAWLTFDWAKKGRAFNWDLHAVVGTWCLPLYLCAALTGLYWSYDWYRSGLETLLSDTPREAGEGRGRRGPPPDGQPMPEVNYANLWQGIQRTAGDKLGVYSLQLPNALGQPARVFFMLRDAEHTRAFNQMQLDPLTGEAKQVERYADKSFKAQLLASVYALHTGEYFGMIGRVLMMVASLLMPLFFITGWLLYLDRRRKKRAALAARHALAGGEGGESWLVGFASQSGFAEQLAWQTAGQLQAAGMTVEVQPLARIDTARLSVTPRALLVVSTFGDGEAPDSARGVERQWLAATLDLPHLRYAVLALGDRQYSQFCGFARRLDDWLSSRGAQRLGERIEVDGDDEQALLGWQRQLADLTGVQPLPVQQVPFDGWTLHERTCLNPLGQGQSTWLIGLQPPPGALWEAGDILEILPRNGEAQVSRWLHEHGLQALESVVIEPLGHTLGEALSARQLPYSASHLVGLHAQALLDALVPLPSREYSIASLPEDGKLELIVRQQHLANGQLGAGSGWLTEHLPVGTQLLARVRRNSGFHAPVDDRPVILIGNGTGLAGLRSLLKTRIAAGHTRNWLLFGERSVEHDFYCRDELQGWVSGGQVQRLDLAFSRDQAQRIYVQDRLREAADELRSWVQAGAAVYVCGSLQGMAGGVDVVLREVLGDEAVDALVEQGRYRRDVY; via the coding sequence GTGTTCAAGAAAATCCTCTTCCAGTTGCACTGGTTTTTTGGCATCACTGCCGGCCTGGTGCTGGCCCTGATGGGCGTGACCGGTGCGCTGTACAGCTTTCAGGAAGAGATCCTGCTGGCGATCAACCCGCAGATGGTGGTAACGGCGCAGCCGGGATCGGTACTCGAACCCGGCGAGATGATCGAGCGTTTGCAGGCCCAGGGCATCAGCGTGTCCGGCCTTTACGTGGATACCGAGGGCGGCCAGCCAGCGCGGGTTTTCCTGACACCGCCGCCGGGCGAGCGACGCGGCGGTGTGCGTTTCGTCGACCCCTACACGGCCGAATCACTAGGCGAGCCGCGGGGCATGGCGTTTTTCGGTCTGATGCTGCAGCTGCATCGCTTCCTCGCCATGGGCCAGACGGGCCGGCAGATCACCGGCGCCTGTACCATCGCTCTGGTGTTCTTTTGCCTGTCCGGGCTTTATCTGCGTTGGCCGCGACGGGTGTTCAGCTGGCGCGCCTGGCTGACGTTCGACTGGGCCAAGAAGGGCCGTGCCTTCAATTGGGATCTGCACGCAGTGGTCGGCACCTGGTGCCTGCCGCTTTATCTGTGTGCGGCGCTGACGGGCCTGTATTGGTCATACGACTGGTACCGCAGCGGCCTGGAAACCCTGCTCAGCGATACGCCGCGTGAGGCAGGCGAGGGGCGTGGACGACGCGGCCCGCCACCCGATGGCCAGCCAATGCCTGAGGTGAACTACGCGAACCTCTGGCAAGGCATTCAGCGAACGGCGGGCGACAAGCTCGGCGTTTACAGCCTGCAGCTGCCCAATGCGCTCGGCCAGCCGGCGCGGGTGTTCTTCATGCTGCGCGACGCCGAGCACACTCGCGCCTTCAATCAGATGCAGCTCGACCCACTGACCGGCGAAGCCAAACAGGTCGAGCGCTACGCCGACAAGTCGTTCAAGGCGCAACTGCTGGCCAGCGTCTACGCCCTGCACACTGGTGAGTACTTCGGCATGATCGGGCGGGTGTTGATGATGGTCGCCAGCCTGCTGATGCCCTTGTTCTTCATTACCGGCTGGTTGCTGTATCTGGACAGGCGGCGCAAGAAGCGTGCGGCGCTGGCGGCGCGCCACGCGCTGGCTGGCGGCGAAGGGGGTGAATCCTGGCTGGTGGGATTCGCCAGCCAGAGTGGCTTCGCCGAGCAACTAGCCTGGCAGACCGCCGGGCAATTGCAGGCCGCCGGCATGACGGTGGAGGTGCAGCCGCTGGCGCGCATCGATACCGCCAGGCTGAGCGTCACGCCTCGTGCACTGCTGGTTGTCAGCACCTTTGGTGATGGTGAGGCGCCGGACAGCGCGCGCGGCGTCGAAAGACAATGGCTGGCAGCGACGTTGGATTTACCGCACCTGCGCTACGCGGTACTGGCCCTCGGTGATCGGCAGTACAGCCAGTTCTGCGGCTTCGCCCGGCGCCTCGACGACTGGTTGAGCAGTCGCGGCGCTCAGCGCCTCGGCGAGCGTATCGAGGTCGACGGCGATGACGAGCAGGCGCTGCTCGGCTGGCAGCGGCAGTTGGCCGACCTGACCGGGGTGCAGCCGCTACCCGTGCAACAGGTGCCCTTCGATGGCTGGACGCTGCACGAGCGTACCTGCCTCAACCCCCTCGGCCAGGGCCAGAGCACCTGGCTGATCGGCTTGCAGCCTCCGCCCGGAGCCTTGTGGGAGGCTGGCGATATCCTGGAGATTCTGCCGCGCAATGGCGAAGCCCAGGTCAGTCGCTGGCTGCACGAGCATGGCTTGCAGGCACTCGAGTCCGTGGTCATCGAGCCGTTGGGCCACACGCTCGGCGAGGCACTGAGCGCCCGCCAGTTACCGTACAGCGCCAGCCATCTGGTTGGTCTGCATGCCCAGGCGCTGCTCGATGCGCTGGTGCCGCTGCCGAGCCGTGAGTACTCCATCGCGTCCTTGCCCGAGGACGGCAAGTTGGAGCTGATCGTGCGCCAGCAACACTTGGCTAATGGGCAGTTGGGCGCGGGCTCCGGCTGGTTGACCGAGCACCTGCCGGTTGGCACACAGCTGCTGGCGCGGGTGCGGCGCAACAGTGGTTTTCATGCGCCGGTGGATGATCGGCCGGTGATCCTGATCGGCAACGGCACGGGCTTGGCCGGTCTGCGCAGCCTGCTCAAAACACGCATCGCTGCCGGTCATACGCGCAACTGGCTGCTGTTCGGCGAGCGCAGTGTCGAGCACGATTTCTACTGCCGTGACGAGTTGCAGGGCTGGGTGAGTGGCGGCCAAGTGCAGCGTCTTGATCTGGCTTTCTCCCGCGATCAGGCGCAGCGCATTTACGTGCAGGATCGCCTGCGCGAGGCTGCCGACGAACTGCGTAGCTGGGTGCAGGCCGGCGCCGCTGTGTACGTATGCGGAAGCTTGCAAGGGATGGCGGGTGGCGTGGATGTGGTGTTGCGCGAGGTGCTGGGTGATGAGGCTGTCGACGCCCTTGTCGAGCAAGGGCGCTACAGGCGGGACGTTTATTAA
- the gdhA gene encoding NADP-specific glutamate dehydrogenase has product MTLSVDRFLDRLKQRDPDQPEFHQAVEEVLRSLWPFLEANPHYLQAGIVERIVEPERAVLFRVPWVDDAGKVQVNRGFRIQMNSAIGPYKGGLRFHPSVNLSVLKFLAFEQTLKNSLTSLPMGGGKGGADFDPKGKSDAEVMRFCQSFMSELYRHIGADLDVPAGDIGVGGREIGYMFGQYKRLANEFSSVLTGKGLAYGGSLIRPEATGYGCVYFAEEMLKTRGRSFDGQRVAISGSGNVAQYAARKVMDLGGQVISFSDSEGTLYAEGGFSEQQWQDVMELKNRKRGRLSALQSSDLRFLAGQRPWSLACDIALPCATQNELNLDDARTLLGNGCVCVAEGANMPTTLDAVDLFIEHGTLFAPGKASNAGGVAVSGLEMSQNAMRLHWSEGEVDEKLHGIMQSIHAACVRHGEENGTINYVKGANIAGFVKVADAMLAQGVV; this is encoded by the coding sequence ATGACGCTTTCCGTAGACCGCTTTCTCGACCGCCTGAAGCAGCGCGACCCTGATCAGCCGGAATTCCACCAGGCGGTGGAAGAAGTGCTGCGCAGCCTGTGGCCATTCCTCGAGGCCAATCCTCATTACCTACAGGCAGGGATCGTCGAGCGTATCGTCGAACCCGAGCGGGCTGTGTTGTTTCGTGTGCCGTGGGTCGATGATGCGGGCAAGGTGCAGGTCAACCGCGGCTTTCGCATTCAGATGAACAGCGCTATCGGCCCTTATAAAGGCGGCCTGCGTTTTCACCCCTCGGTAAACCTCAGCGTGCTCAAGTTCCTGGCCTTCGAGCAGACGCTGAAGAACTCTCTGACTTCGCTGCCCATGGGCGGCGGCAAGGGCGGCGCGGACTTCGACCCCAAGGGCAAGAGCGATGCCGAAGTGATGCGCTTCTGCCAGTCGTTCATGAGCGAGCTGTACCGCCATATAGGTGCGGATCTCGACGTGCCGGCCGGTGATATCGGCGTTGGTGGCCGCGAGATCGGCTACATGTTCGGTCAGTACAAGCGTCTGGCTAACGAGTTTTCTTCGGTGCTGACCGGCAAGGGCCTCGCCTATGGCGGCAGCCTGATTCGCCCGGAAGCCACCGGCTACGGCTGCGTGTATTTCGCCGAGGAAATGCTCAAGACCCGTGGCCGCAGCTTCGACGGCCAGCGCGTGGCGATCTCCGGCTCCGGCAACGTGGCGCAGTACGCTGCGCGCAAGGTCATGGATCTGGGTGGCCAGGTCATTTCCTTCTCCGATTCGGAAGGCACACTTTACGCCGAAGGTGGCTTCAGCGAGCAGCAGTGGCAGGACGTGATGGAGCTGAAGAACCGTAAGCGCGGTCGCCTCAGTGCCTTGCAAAGCAGCGATCTGCGCTTCCTGGCTGGTCAGCGGCCGTGGAGTCTGGCGTGCGATATCGCCCTGCCATGCGCGACCCAGAACGAGCTGAATCTGGACGACGCCCGCACGCTGCTGGGCAATGGCTGCGTTTGCGTCGCCGAAGGCGCCAACATGCCGACCACCCTGGACGCCGTGGATCTGTTTATCGAGCACGGTACCCTGTTCGCGCCCGGCAAGGCATCCAATGCTGGTGGTGTTGCAGTCAGCGGCCTGGAAATGTCGCAGAACGCCATGCGCCTGCATTGGAGCGAGGGCGAAGTGGACGAGAAGCTGCACGGCATCATGCAGTCCATCCACGCTGCCTGCGTGCGCCACGGCGAGGAGAACGGCACCATCAATTACGTGAAAGGCGCCAATATCGCCGGTTTCGTCAAAGTGGCGGATGCCATGTTGGCCCAGGGCGTGGTTTAA
- the ettA gene encoding energy-dependent translational throttle protein EttA — translation MAQYVYTMHRLSKVVPPKREILKNISLSFFPGAKIGVLGLNGSGKSTLLKIMAGVDTEFDGEARPMPELNVGYLPQEPQLDPSKTVREVVEEAVSGIKDAQARLDEVYAAYAEPDADFDKLAAEQAKLEAILQASDGHNLERQLEVAADALRLPAWDAKVEHLSGGEKRRVALCRLLLSAPDMLLLDEPTNHLDADSVAWLERFLHDFPGTVVAITHDRYFLDNVAGWILELDRGAGIPYEGNYSGWLEAKSSRLAQESKQQSAHEKAMKEELEWVRKGAKARQSKSKARLQRFEEMQSQEFQKRAETNEIYIPAGPRLGDKVIEFKNVTKGYGDRVLVEDLSFSVPKGAIVGVIGGNGAGKSTLFRMLMGKEAPDSGSIEIGDTVQLACVDQSRDDLDGSKSVWEAVSDGLDQIKIGNYEVPSRGYVGRFNFKGADQQKFVKDLSGGERGRLHLALTLKEGANVLLLDEPSNDLDVETLRSLEDALLDFPGAAIVISHDRWFLDRVATHILSYEDDGVLFFEGNYTEYEADRKKRLGDAAAQPHRVRHKKLAQ, via the coding sequence TTGGCTCAATACGTCTACACCATGCATCGGCTGAGCAAGGTTGTGCCGCCGAAGCGCGAGATCCTCAAGAACATTTCCCTGTCGTTCTTCCCGGGCGCCAAGATCGGCGTGCTCGGCCTGAACGGTTCGGGTAAATCGACCCTGCTGAAAATCATGGCTGGCGTCGACACCGAGTTCGACGGCGAAGCCCGTCCGATGCCCGAACTGAATGTCGGCTACCTGCCTCAGGAGCCGCAGCTCGACCCTAGCAAGACCGTGCGTGAAGTGGTCGAAGAGGCCGTGAGCGGCATCAAGGATGCCCAGGCGCGTCTAGATGAGGTTTACGCTGCCTACGCCGAGCCGGATGCCGACTTCGACAAACTGGCCGCCGAGCAGGCCAAGCTGGAAGCCATCCTGCAGGCCAGCGATGGTCACAATCTGGAGCGCCAGCTGGAAGTTGCTGCCGACGCCCTGCGTCTGCCGGCCTGGGACGCCAAGGTCGAGCACCTGTCGGGTGGTGAGAAGCGCCGCGTAGCGCTGTGCCGTCTGCTGCTGTCGGCCCCTGACATGCTGCTGCTGGACGAACCAACCAACCACTTGGACGCCGACTCGGTGGCCTGGCTGGAGCGTTTCCTTCACGATTTCCCAGGTACTGTGGTAGCCATCACCCACGACCGTTACTTCCTCGACAACGTCGCCGGCTGGATTCTCGAACTCGACCGCGGCGCGGGCATCCCGTACGAAGGCAACTACTCCGGCTGGCTGGAGGCGAAATCGTCCCGTCTGGCGCAGGAGTCCAAGCAGCAGTCGGCCCATGAAAAGGCCATGAAGGAAGAGTTGGAGTGGGTGCGCAAAGGCGCCAAGGCCCGCCAGTCCAAGTCCAAGGCTCGTCTGCAGCGTTTCGAGGAAATGCAGTCCCAGGAATTCCAGAAACGCGCCGAGACCAACGAGATCTACATCCCGGCCGGTCCGCGCCTGGGTGACAAGGTCATCGAGTTCAAGAACGTCACCAAGGGCTATGGCGACCGCGTACTGGTCGAAGACCTGTCGTTCAGCGTACCCAAGGGCGCCATCGTTGGCGTTATCGGCGGTAACGGTGCCGGTAAGTCGACCCTGTTCCGCATGCTGATGGGCAAGGAAGCGCCGGATTCTGGCAGCATCGAGATCGGCGACACCGTGCAACTGGCCTGTGTGGATCAGAGCCGCGACGACCTGGACGGCAGCAAGTCGGTCTGGGAAGCGGTTTCCGATGGTCTGGATCAGATCAAGATCGGCAACTACGAGGTGCCGTCCCGTGGTTACGTCGGCCGCTTCAACTTCAAGGGTGCCGACCAGCAGAAGTTCGTCAAGGATCTCTCCGGTGGTGAGCGTGGCCGCTTGCACCTGGCGCTGACCCTGAAGGAGGGCGCTAACGTTCTGCTGCTCGACGAACCGTCCAACGACCTCGACGTGGAAACCCTGCGCTCGCTGGAAGATGCGTTGCTGGACTTCCCTGGCGCCGCCATTGTGATCTCTCACGATCGCTGGTTCCTGGATCGCGTGGCGACTCACATCCTCTCCTACGAGGACGACGGCGTACTGTTCTTCGAAGGCAACTACACCGAGTACGAGGCTGACCGTAAGAAACGTCTCGGCGACGCCGCCGCCCAGCCGCACCGGGTACGCCACAAGAAACTGGCGCAGTAA
- the glyA gene encoding serine hydroxymethyltransferase, which produces MFSRDLTIAKYDAELFEAMQQEALRQEEHIELIASENYTSPAVMEAQGSVLTNKYAEGYPGKRYYGGCEYVDIVEQLAIDRAKELFGADYANVQPHAGSQANAAVYLALLSAGDTILGMSLAHGGHLTHGASVSSSGKLYNAIQYGIDGNGLIDYDEVERLAVEHKPKMIVAGFSAYSQILDFPRFRAIADKVGALLFVDMAHVAGLVAAGVYPNPVPFADVVTTTTHKTLRGPRGGLILAKANAEIEKKLNSAVFPGAQGGPLEHVIAAKAICFKEALQPEFKTYQQQVVKNAQAMAGVFIERGFDVVSGGTENHLFLLSLIKQEISGKDADAALGKAFITVNKNSVPNDPRSPFVTSGLRFGTPAVTTRGFKEAECKELAGWICDILADLNNEAVIDAVREKVKAICAKLPVYGK; this is translated from the coding sequence ATGTTCAGCCGTGATTTGACCATTGCCAAGTACGACGCCGAGCTCTTCGAAGCCATGCAGCAAGAAGCTCTGCGCCAGGAAGAGCACATCGAGCTGATCGCCTCGGAAAACTACACCAGCCCGGCAGTCATGGAAGCCCAGGGCTCGGTGCTGACCAACAAGTACGCCGAAGGCTACCCGGGCAAGCGCTACTACGGTGGCTGCGAGTACGTGGATATCGTTGAGCAACTGGCCATCGACCGCGCTAAAGAGCTGTTCGGCGCCGATTACGCCAACGTGCAGCCACACGCAGGCTCGCAAGCCAACGCCGCTGTTTACCTGGCCCTGCTGAGCGCCGGTGACACCATCCTTGGCATGAGCCTGGCCCACGGCGGTCACCTGACCCACGGCGCCAGCGTTTCCTCCTCCGGCAAGCTGTACAACGCCATTCAGTACGGCATCGACGGCAACGGCCTGATCGACTACGACGAAGTCGAGCGCCTGGCTGTCGAGCACAAGCCGAAGATGATCGTCGCCGGCTTCTCCGCCTACTCGCAGATTCTCGACTTCCCGCGCTTCCGCGCCATCGCCGACAAAGTAGGCGCCTTGCTCTTTGTTGATATGGCGCATGTCGCAGGCCTGGTCGCTGCTGGCGTGTACCCGAACCCGGTACCGTTCGCCGACGTGGTGACCACCACCACCCACAAGACCCTGCGCGGCCCGCGCGGCGGCCTGATCCTCGCCAAGGCCAACGCCGAGATCGAGAAGAAGCTCAACTCCGCCGTCTTCCCGGGCGCCCAAGGCGGCCCGCTGGAGCACGTCATCGCTGCCAAGGCGATCTGCTTCAAAGAAGCGCTGCAGCCTGAGTTCAAGACCTACCAGCAGCAGGTCGTGAAGAACGCCCAGGCCATGGCCGGCGTGTTCATCGAGCGTGGCTTCGACGTCGTCTCCGGCGGCACCGAAAACCACCTGTTCCTGCTCTCGCTGATCAAGCAGGAAATCTCCGGTAAGGACGCCGACGCCGCACTGGGCAAAGCCTTCATCACCGTCAACAAGAACTCGGTGCCGAACGACCCACGCTCCCCGTTCGTGACCTCCGGCCTGCGCTTCGGCACCCCGGCAGTCACCACTCGCGGCTTCAAGGAAGCCGAGTGTAAGGAACTGGCGGGCTGGATCTGCGACATCCTGGCCGACCTGAACAACGAAGCGGTGATCGACGCCGTTCGCGAGAAGGTCAAAGCCATCTGCGCCAAACTGCCGGTTTACGGCAAGTAA